A window of Tissierellales bacterium contains these coding sequences:
- a CDS encoding cold-shock protein, whose protein sequence is MVKGNVKWFNATKGYGFISTEEGEDVFVHYSAIEGDGFKTLEEGQEVEFEIVEGDKGPQATNVTKL, encoded by the coding sequence ATGGTTAAAGGTAATGTTAAGTGGTTCAACGCTACTAAAGGTTATGGATTTATATCCACAGAAGAAGGGGAAGATGTATTCGTACATTATTCCGCAATTGAAGGAGATGGATTTAAGACTCTAGAAGAAGGACAAGAAGTTGAATTTGAAATTGTTGAAGGAGACAAAGGTCCTCAAGCTACAAATGTTACAAAACTATAA
- a CDS encoding Mur ligase family protein has protein sequence MNLQKMSFIGVVTSKEENMAFIMLKEIMLKDGYATIYENKQGNIIFFKKNDKNIGLIEITPLIAEGLLSLNLNFQVLIHTFLEDEDYNKLAIQKLFKRTKKFVILNTDEEKSINLIENNNDALIVTYGFNKKSTVTASSFQITNSINFNFCLQRQLLTLNGDEIEPFEIPITLDLIGKWNIYYALAAIIGSICYNIKINIINAALKNIRSSGREYEKIYEADYLIIDNYCKDSLALNLTFETIQNLKYKELIIFWGIEIDEGIVSIKENIDVIISWLPILGVNTLLFHMDNQNKLIEDNIKIMLEKKGVDFSIYYDLKLSIGKGIELLNKNDILLLVGGENLNKAKEIINLELANKF, from the coding sequence ATGAATTTACAAAAAATGAGTTTTATAGGTGTGGTGACTAGTAAAGAAGAAAATATGGCTTTTATCATGTTGAAAGAGATTATGTTAAAGGATGGTTATGCAACTATTTATGAAAATAAACAAGGTAATATTATATTTTTTAAGAAGAATGATAAAAATATCGGATTAATAGAGATTACTCCTTTAATAGCAGAAGGATTATTAAGTTTAAATTTGAATTTTCAAGTACTAATACACACCTTCTTAGAAGATGAAGATTATAATAAATTGGCTATACAAAAACTTTTTAAAAGAACTAAAAAATTTGTAATTTTAAACACTGATGAAGAAAAAAGTATTAATTTAATAGAGAATAACAATGATGCTTTAATAGTTACTTATGGATTTAATAAAAAATCTACAGTTACAGCCTCTAGTTTTCAGATAACTAATTCTATAAATTTTAACTTTTGCCTACAAAGACAACTATTGACTTTAAATGGTGATGAAATTGAACCCTTTGAAATACCTATAACTCTCGATTTAATAGGTAAATGGAATATTTATTATGCTTTAGCAGCAATTATAGGTAGTATATGTTATAATATAAAAATAAACATTATAAATGCAGCATTAAAGAATATAAGAAGTTCTGGAAGAGAATACGAAAAAATATATGAAGCTGATTATTTAATCATTGATAATTATTGTAAAGATTCTTTGGCTCTTAATTTAACTTTTGAAACTATACAAAATTTAAAATATAAAGAACTTATTATTTTTTGGGGGATTGAAATAGATGAAGGAATTGTTTCTATTAAGGAAAACATTGATGTTATAATAAGTTGGCTTCCTATTTTAGGAGTAAATACATTATTATTTCATATGGATAATCAGAATAAATTAATAGAGGATAATATAAAAATTATGTTAGAAAAAAAAGGTGTTGATTTTTCTATCTATTATGATTTAAAATTGTCCATAGGGAAAGGTATAGAATTATTAAATAAAAATGATATATTACTTCTAGTGGGTGGAGAAAACTTAAATAAAGCTAAGGAAATTATAAATTTGGAACTAGCTAATAAATTTTAG
- a CDS encoding alpha/beta-type small acid-soluble spore protein: protein MANNNNRILVPEAREALNQMKLEIANELGLSNYDDIDKGNLTSRENGYVGGLMVKKLVEQGQNEISNK, encoded by the coding sequence ATGGCTAATAACAATAATAGAATATTGGTTCCAGAAGCAAGAGAAGCTTTAAATCAAATGAAATTAGAAATAGCAAATGAATTAGGTTTATCTAATTATGATGATATAGATAAAGGAAATTTAACTTCTAGAGAAAATGGATATGTAGGCGGGCTAATGGTAAAAAAATTAGTTGAGCAAGGACAAAATGAGATTTCTAATAAATAG
- a CDS encoding NAD-dependent deacylase, protein MAKDLIKKASTMIKTSSKTMVLTGAGISTESGIPDFRSPDTGLWENVDPMEALSTTVLYDDPGKFYNEGFKMLLDMTKAKPNDGHYALGEMEELGYIKGIITQNIDNLHIEAGSKYVLEVHGNTRKGSCLNCSNTVEIGVLTKKVDNGEIPPKCDKCGGTLRPDVIFFGDMLPEAFTIAWEEVSTSDLLIVVGSSLAVAPVSYLPQRAKNLILINQGDTSMDSFADLIIKGGAGETLQAILEELKE, encoded by the coding sequence GTGGCAAAAGATTTAATTAAAAAGGCTAGTACTATGATAAAAACATCGTCAAAAACTATGGTGTTAACAGGAGCTGGTATATCTACAGAAAGTGGAATACCGGATTTTAGAAGCCCTGATACTGGTTTGTGGGAGAATGTAGATCCTATGGAAGCTCTGTCAACTACGGTTTTATATGATGACCCTGGAAAGTTTTATAATGAAGGTTTTAAAATGTTACTAGATATGACAAAGGCTAAACCCAATGATGGACATTATGCTTTAGGGGAAATGGAGGAACTAGGTTATATAAAAGGGATTATAACTCAGAACATTGATAATCTTCACATTGAAGCTGGTTCAAAGTATGTTCTTGAGGTTCATGGAAATACAAGAAAAGGAAGTTGTTTAAACTGTAGCAATACTGTGGAAATAGGAGTATTAACCAAAAAGGTTGACAATGGAGAGATCCCACCTAAGTGTGATAAATGTGGTGGAACCTTAAGACCTGACGTTATTTTTTTTGGGGACATGCTTCCTGAAGCTTTTACTATTGCATGGGAAGAGGTAAGCACAAGTGATTTATTAATAGTTGTTGGTTCAAGCTTAGCGGTAGCACCAGTTAGTTATCTACCACAGAGGGCTAAAAATTTAATATTAATAAATCAAGGGGATACTTCGATGGACTCTTTTGCAGATTTAATTATAAAAGGCGGTGCTGGAGAGACTCTACAAGCTATATTAGAAGAGTTAAAGGAGTAA
- the hslO gene encoding Hsp33 family molecular chaperone HslO gives MLKLEDYIVRAIDEKGTIRLLVASSTNIVEEARKTHNTSASATAALGRTLTASSIMGLMMKGDEDTLTLQIKGNGPLGKIVTVSNSLGKVKGYVDNPVADLPSKSKGKLDVGGVVGKDGILTVIRDLGLKEPYIGQSNLISGEIAEDLTYYFANSEQQPSVVSLGVLVDVDLSVKAAGGYILQLLPEVSGEDIDRIEKNIKKSKPISTMIDNGYTPEKIIDEVFGDFNMEILEKHHIYYECDCSKERVEKALVSLGKKEIEDIIKEDGGA, from the coding sequence GTGTTAAAGCTGGAAGATTATATAGTTAGAGCAATAGATGAGAAAGGTACTATTAGGTTATTAGTAGCCTCTAGTACTAATATAGTAGAAGAAGCAAGAAAAACTCACAATACTTCCGCTAGTGCTACTGCAGCTTTAGGTAGAACATTAACTGCATCAAGTATAATGGGGTTAATGATGAAAGGTGATGAAGATACTTTAACTTTACAAATAAAAGGAAACGGCCCTTTAGGAAAAATAGTAACTGTGTCTAATAGTTTAGGAAAAGTTAAAGGATATGTTGACAATCCGGTGGCAGATTTACCATCAAAATCTAAGGGAAAATTAGATGTAGGTGGAGTAGTAGGGAAAGATGGAATATTGACTGTCATAAGGGATTTAGGATTAAAAGAACCTTATATAGGGCAATCAAATCTTATATCAGGAGAAATAGCTGAAGATTTAACATACTATTTTGCAAATTCAGAACAACAACCATCTGTTGTCAGTCTAGGTGTTTTGGTAGATGTAGACTTATCGGTAAAAGCTGCTGGGGGCTATATACTTCAATTACTTCCTGAAGTATCAGGGGAAGACATAGATAGGATAGAAAAAAATATAAAGAAATCTAAACCTATTTCTACCATGATAGATAATGGCTATACTCCGGAAAAAATAATAGATGAAGTCTTCGGAGATTTTAATATGGAAATATTAGAAAAACATCATATATATTATGAATGTGATTGTAGTAAAGAAAGAGTAGAAAAGGCTTTAGTTAGCCTAGGTAAAAAAGAGATAGAAGATATAATAAAAGAAGATGGTGGTGCGGA
- the pdaB gene encoding polysaccharide deacetylase family sporulation protein PdaB: MGKIKSQSHIIFRIFIVIGLLVMSIIYTSFRNHIDIVEVFSQGKELPIYSVDRDDKKVAISFDAAWGTDYTNDILEVLDKYEVKSTFFLVGFWAEKHEDLVKEIHDKGHEVGNHSTNHPYMTKLSEEQMAKELNETGDLIKEITGEEPILFRPPFGDYNDKVIKTCEENNYYVIQWDVDSLDWKELGAQSVIDRVTRNVQEGSIVLFHNNAKYIDEYLPVVIERLQSEGYEIVPVSELIHKDDYHMDHTGRQIKGKKDD, translated from the coding sequence TTGGGCAAAATAAAATCACAAAGTCATATAATCTTTAGAATATTCATAGTTATTGGACTTTTAGTTATGTCAATAATTTATACTAGTTTTAGAAATCATATAGATATAGTAGAAGTTTTTTCTCAAGGGAAAGAACTTCCTATATACAGTGTAGATAGAGATGATAAGAAAGTTGCTATTAGCTTTGATGCTGCTTGGGGAACAGATTATACCAACGATATATTAGAAGTTTTAGATAAGTATGAGGTAAAAAGCACTTTTTTCTTAGTAGGATTCTGGGCCGAAAAACATGAGGACTTAGTAAAAGAGATTCATGACAAAGGTCATGAAGTAGGTAACCATTCTACAAATCATCCCTATATGACAAAGTTATCTGAAGAGCAGATGGCTAAGGAGTTAAATGAAACTGGGGATTTAATAAAAGAAATAACTGGAGAAGAACCAATACTATTTAGGCCACCTTTTGGTGATTATAATGATAAGGTAATAAAAACATGTGAGGAAAACAATTATTATGTAATTCAGTGGGATGTTGACTCTTTAGACTGGAAGGAATTAGGGGCTCAATCTGTAATAGATAGAGTTACTAGAAATGTACAAGAAGGTTCTATTGTCTTATTTCATAATAATGCAAAGTATATAGATGAATATTTACCAGTAGTTATTGAAAGACTTCAAAGTGAAGGTTATGAAATAGTTCCAGTTTCAGAACTCATACATAAAGATGATTACCATATGGATCACACAGGCAGACAAATTAAAGGAAAAAAAGACGATTAA
- a CDS encoding type II CAAX endopeptidase family protein, which translates to MEIREDKNSIFQVNLFYLLMGLVLLTLGGFIMSKNILIGSLITSYILVYLTSLIYTRIKGYDIRETFKLNKISPRQGFLSGLIVIFAYPLGIFINYLVLLLIGLFVELKTPSIPLPNTPSELWISLFVIALSPGICEEFMFRGLIMSVYDKLGKKKAILYSAFLFGIFHFNLQNFIGPFLLGIVFGIMVYKTNSIYPAMIGHTVNNSISMIISYFANNSMDIMENMDMSENPMAVDMNQYFIIGIIILGIIVLALGAIALTILRSLPEDREMDESSRDYIYEGVENNVNYGEYYDVNYNGDYIENQWKTPAYSYIPIIIVMGIYIFYNYMIFTL; encoded by the coding sequence ATGGAAATTAGAGAAGATAAAAATAGTATTTTTCAAGTTAATTTATTTTATCTGCTTATGGGGCTTGTATTGTTGACGCTAGGTGGATTTATTATGAGTAAAAATATTTTAATCGGTTCCCTTATTACTTCTTACATATTGGTGTATTTAACAAGTCTTATATATACAAGAATTAAAGGGTACGATATCAGGGAAACTTTTAAATTAAATAAAATTTCTCCAAGACAAGGATTCTTGAGTGGTCTAATAGTTATATTTGCATATCCACTTGGTATTTTTATTAACTACCTAGTTTTACTTCTAATTGGTCTCTTTGTAGAACTTAAAACCCCATCAATACCTTTGCCAAATACGCCAAGTGAATTATGGATAAGTTTATTTGTAATAGCTTTGTCTCCTGGGATTTGTGAGGAATTCATGTTTAGGGGATTAATCATGTCCGTCTATGATAAATTAGGAAAAAAGAAGGCTATTCTTTATTCAGCTTTTTTATTTGGAATATTTCATTTCAATTTACAAAATTTTATAGGCCCATTTTTACTAGGTATAGTTTTTGGAATAATGGTATATAAAACTAATTCAATTTATCCTGCAATGATTGGGCACACAGTTAATAATAGTATCTCAATGATAATAAGTTATTTCGCAAATAATAGTATGGATATAATGGAGAATATGGATATGTCAGAAAATCCAATGGCAGTTGATATGAATCAATATTTTATTATTGGAATAATTATATTAGGTATAATTGTGTTGGCCCTAGGGGCAATAGCTTTAACTATCTTAAGATCTTTGCCTGAAGATAGAGAAATGGATGAAAGTAGTAGGGATTATATATATGAGGGCGTAGAAAACAATGTAAATTATGGTGAATATTATGATGTGAATTATAATGGGGATTATATAGAGAATCAATGGAAAACTCCAGCATATTCATATATACCTATTATTATAGTAATGGGAATATATATCTTTTATAACTATATGATTTTTACACTTTAA
- the dapA gene encoding 4-hydroxy-tetrahydrodipicolinate synthase has protein sequence MSLFKGSGVAIVTPFKNDEIDYDKLEELIEWHIEEKTDSIIICGTTGESATMTDEERKKAIKFTVDTVNKRIPVIAGTGSNNTKYSVELSQYAENIGADGLLVVTPYYNKATEKGLIEHYEAIANNVNIPIIVYNVPGRTGVNILPKTIYELSKHPNIRGVKEASGNIAQVVEIARLCKDNFYIYSGNDDMIVPLLSVGGVGVISVVANILPRDTHDMVFAYLEGNLEKSRKLQLDMKPLIDALFIEVNPIPVKEAMNLLGMEVGPTRLPLTSMAEDTKETLKNEMKNYGLNIRG, from the coding sequence ATGAGTTTATTTAAAGGTTCTGGTGTAGCTATAGTTACACCTTTTAAAAATGATGAAATTGATTATGATAAATTAGAGGAATTAATCGAATGGCATATTGAAGAAAAAACTGATTCTATTATAATTTGTGGTACTACTGGAGAATCAGCTACTATGACTGATGAAGAGCGTAAAAAGGCTATAAAGTTTACTGTTGATACTGTAAACAAACGTATACCTGTAATAGCCGGTACTGGTTCAAATAATACAAAATATTCAGTAGAACTAAGTCAATATGCGGAAAATATAGGTGCTGATGGTCTATTAGTAGTTACTCCTTATTATAATAAAGCTACAGAAAAAGGTTTAATTGAACACTATGAAGCAATAGCAAATAATGTAAACATACCTATAATAGTATATAATGTTCCCGGAAGAACTGGAGTAAACATATTACCAAAGACTATATATGAATTATCAAAACATCCAAATATAAGGGGTGTTAAAGAAGCTAGCGGAAACATTGCCCAAGTCGTTGAAATTGCACGATTATGCAAAGACAATTTTTATATTTACTCCGGCAACGATGATATGATAGTTCCTTTATTATCAGTAGGTGGCGTAGGTGTTATATCTGTCGTAGCCAATATTCTTCCAAGAGATACCCATGATATGGTTTTTGCATATCTTGAAGGGAACTTAGAAAAATCAAGAAAATTACAATTAGACATGAAACCATTAATTGATGCATTATTTATAGAAGTTAATCCAATACCAGTAAAAGAGGCTATGAATTTATTAGGAATGGAAGTAGGCCCTACAAGATTACCTTTAACCTCAATGGCTGAAGATACTAAAGAAACTTTAAAAAACGAAATGAAAAACTACGGTCTTAATATAAGGGGGTAG
- a CDS encoding small, acid-soluble spore protein, alpha/beta type, with amino-acid sequence MSKKKKNKKEKIETLEDKLKYEIAEELNLIDKINKVGWGGLTAKESGKIGGLMTVRKREMKKAKEE; translated from the coding sequence ATGTCCAAGAAAAAGAAGAATAAGAAGGAAAAAATAGAAACTTTAGAAGATAAATTAAAATATGAAATTGCAGAAGAGTTAAATCTTATAGATAAAATAAATAAAGTAGGATGGGGAGGGTTAACGGCAAAAGAATCTGGAAAAATTGGCGGTCTTATGACTGTTAGAAAGAGAGAAATGAAAAAAGCTAAAGAAGAATAA
- a CDS encoding single-stranded DNA-binding protein, which yields MVDKVIDTNTVTLVGKVTTEKEFTHEMYGEGFYRFSLEVPRLSDSIDILPVTISERLLVNLDIKPGDYVVIKGQLRSYNRYIENSNKLVLTIFARDIYLPQEIELEELLKKPNEIYLDGYICKPPIYRTTPFGREITDLLIAVNRPYNKSDYIPTIAWGRNARFCEKLLVGDHIRLWGRIQSRKYQKKLSDGEVESRVAYEVSISKLQHIENDNNRRDKDSSQEIK from the coding sequence ATGGTAGATAAGGTTATAGATACAAATACAGTTACACTAGTGGGGAAGGTCACCACAGAGAAGGAGTTTACTCATGAAATGTATGGGGAAGGATTTTATCGTTTTTCTTTAGAAGTACCTAGGCTAAGTGATTCTATTGATATTTTGCCAGTAACTATTTCTGAACGATTACTTGTAAACTTAGACATAAAGCCTGGTGATTATGTCGTAATTAAGGGGCAGTTAAGATCTTATAATCGTTATATTGAGAATTCCAACAAATTAGTTTTAACAATATTTGCTAGAGACATATATTTGCCACAAGAAATAGAATTAGAGGAATTGTTAAAAAAACCTAATGAAATTTATCTTGATGGCTATATATGTAAACCACCTATTTACAGGACAACACCTTTTGGTAGAGAAATAACAGATTTACTAATAGCTGTTAATAGACCCTATAATAAATCAGACTATATACCTACTATTGCTTGGGGAAGAAATGCAAGATTTTGTGAAAAATTATTAGTTGGAGATCATATAAGATTATGGGGAAGAATTCAAAGTAGGAAATATCAAAAAAAATTGTCCGATGGAGAAGTGGAATCCAGAGTTGCTTACGAGGTCTCCATATCTAAACTTCAACATATAGAAAATGATAATAATAGAAGAGATAAAGACAGCAGCCAAGAAATAAAGTAA
- a CDS encoding aspartate-semialdehyde dehydrogenase, protein MKKVNVAVIGATGMVGMTILKVMEERGFPVNNLYLFASSKSKGKKVVFKNEEYTVEELNKDCFCRDIDIALFSAGGGISKKYAPIAKEKGIIVVDNSSAWRMDDTVPLIVPEVNASSIKNHKNIIANPNCSTIQSVIPLKPLEDNFGIKRVVFSTYQAVSGSGIGGLTDLEKGIKGENGELYPYPIAYNCLPHIDSFIENGYTKEEMKMILETQKILNNQNIKITATTVRVPVKYGHCVSVNVELKKDFKLDEIRKSLEEQEGVIILDNISKNLYPTALDVEGKDKVYVGRIRRDFSVDNGLNLWIVADNIRKGAATNTVQIAELLI, encoded by the coding sequence GTGAAAAAAGTAAATGTGGCAGTTATAGGTGCTACTGGTATGGTAGGAATGACAATCTTGAAAGTAATGGAAGAAAGGGGTTTCCCAGTTAATAACCTATACTTATTTGCCTCTAGCAAATCTAAGGGAAAAAAGGTAGTTTTCAAAAATGAAGAATATACTGTAGAAGAATTGAATAAAGATTGTTTTTGCAGGGATATTGACATTGCTTTATTTTCAGCTGGAGGTGGTATAAGTAAGAAATATGCACCTATTGCCAAAGAAAAAGGGATAATTGTTGTAGACAATAGTAGTGCTTGGCGAATGGATGATACTGTACCTTTAATAGTTCCAGAGGTAAACGCTTCATCTATTAAAAATCACAAAAATATTATTGCCAATCCAAATTGTTCAACTATCCAAAGTGTAATACCCTTAAAACCTCTCGAAGATAATTTTGGTATAAAGAGAGTTGTTTTTTCAACTTACCAAGCTGTTTCAGGTTCTGGGATTGGTGGCCTTACGGATTTAGAAAAAGGTATAAAAGGTGAAAATGGTGAACTTTATCCATATCCTATTGCATATAATTGTTTACCTCATATTGACTCTTTTATAGAAAATGGATATACAAAAGAAGAAATGAAAATGATTTTAGAAACTCAAAAAATTCTTAACAACCAAAATATAAAAATTACTGCTACTACAGTTAGAGTTCCTGTTAAATATGGTCATTGTGTTTCAGTTAATGTAGAATTAAAGAAAGATTTTAAATTAGATGAAATTCGTAAATCCTTAGAAGAACAAGAAGGTGTTATAATATTAGATAATATCTCTAAAAATCTATATCCAACTGCTTTAGATGTAGAAGGTAAAGACAAAGTATATGTAGGTAGAATAAGAAGAGACTTTAGTGTAGATAATGGTTTAAACCTATGGATAGTAGCCGATAACATTAGAAAAGGGGCTGCTACCAATACTGTACAAATTGCTGAATTATTAATTTAA
- the hpt gene encoding hypoxanthine phosphoribosyltransferase: MKNSKKEKILFNSDEIKVRVEELGKEISKNYKGKELIVISLLRGSFIFAADLVREINVPVEIDFMTTSSYGSDEETSGVVDIINDFRTKVTGKDILIVDDIMDSGFTMRYVVEHFIKYNPNSIKTCVMLDKPSRRRVDIKPDYAGFAIPDVFIVGYGLNYGNHYRNIPYIFTYDE; encoded by the coding sequence ATGAAAAACAGTAAAAAAGAGAAAATATTATTTAATAGTGATGAAATTAAAGTTAGAGTAGAGGAGTTAGGAAAAGAAATATCAAAGAATTATAAAGGTAAAGAACTTATAGTTATATCATTATTACGAGGTAGCTTTATATTTGCAGCAGATTTAGTTAGGGAAATTAATGTACCAGTTGAAATAGATTTTATGACTACGTCTAGTTATGGAAGTGATGAGGAAACTTCAGGAGTAGTAGATATTATAAATGATTTTAGAACTAAAGTTACAGGAAAGGATATATTAATAGTAGACGATATAATGGATTCTGGATTTACAATGAGATATGTAGTTGAACATTTTATAAAATATAATCCTAATTCAATAAAAACTTGTGTTATGTTAGATAAACCTAGTAGAAGGAGGGTTGATATTAAACCTGACTATGCAGGCTTTGCTATACCAGACGTTTTCATTGTTGGATATGGATTAAATTATGGCAATCATTATAGAAATATTCCTTATATTTTTACTTATGATGAATAG
- the dapB gene encoding 4-hydroxy-tetrahydrodipicolinate reductase, which produces MLKVGINGYLGAMGQVIAKEIKENKEMSLVVGIDKKAIENDKNNIKVYDNISDIKEELDVIIDFSHPSSLEPILKFASENNIALVIGTTGLENEHIEKIKAASDKIAIFYSANMSLGVNLLLSLVKKSANLLGDSFDIEIIEKHHNKKIDAPSGTAYMIADSINETLNNSKNYVYNRHDKSLKREKNEIGIHSIRGGTVVGEHTAIFAGPDEVIEITHSAASKKIFAQGALKAAKFIINKDNGLFNMDDLINN; this is translated from the coding sequence ATGCTAAAAGTCGGTATTAATGGGTATTTAGGAGCTATGGGCCAGGTAATTGCAAAGGAAATAAAAGAAAATAAAGAAATGTCTTTAGTAGTAGGAATTGATAAGAAAGCTATTGAAAATGACAAAAATAACATTAAAGTATATGATAATATTTCAGATATTAAAGAAGAATTAGATGTAATAATAGATTTTTCCCATCCTAGTTCTCTAGAGCCAATATTAAAATTTGCTAGTGAAAATAACATAGCCTTGGTCATTGGTACCACAGGACTAGAGAATGAACATATAGAGAAAATAAAAGCTGCATCAGATAAGATAGCTATATTTTATTCCGCCAATATGTCTTTAGGTGTAAATTTACTACTTTCTCTAGTAAAGAAGTCTGCTAATCTTCTTGGGGATAGTTTTGATATTGAAATAATAGAAAAACATCATAATAAAAAAATTGATGCACCTAGTGGTACTGCCTATATGATTGCAGATTCAATTAATGAAACTTTGAATAACTCTAAAAATTACGTTTATAATAGACATGATAAATCATTAAAAAGAGAGAAAAATGAAATCGGTATTCATTCAATACGGGGTGGCACAGTTGTAGGAGAGCATACTGCTATTTTTGCAGGACCAGACGAAGTAATAGAAATAACTCATAGTGCTGCATCTAAAAAAATCTTTGCACAAGGTGCCCTTAAAGCTGCAAAATTTATTATTAATAAAGACAATGGATTATTTAATATGGATGACTTAATAAACAATTAA
- a CDS encoding DUF4364 family protein: MFIDNTEELAQNKMLLLYIIDKSSIPLTNSQISEFVLENNYMNYFLIQQFLSELVESKFIEFSDLEKQETYSILQKGELTLKYFEDRIPKSIKEDIDNTLKLKELEFKKEAQVIGDYFKKNNNEYIVNLKLIENGTSLFNLCLNVVSKEQAKMICKEWKENPDIIYQDIFNILLKNNI; this comes from the coding sequence GTGTTTATAGATAATACAGAAGAATTAGCACAAAATAAAATGCTTTTGCTTTACATAATTGATAAATCTAGTATTCCACTAACTAACAGTCAAATATCAGAATTTGTTTTGGAGAATAATTATATGAATTATTTTTTAATCCAACAATTCTTAAGTGAATTAGTTGAATCTAAGTTCATTGAATTTTCCGATTTAGAAAAACAGGAAACCTATTCCATACTCCAAAAAGGTGAACTAACTTTAAAATATTTTGAAGATAGAATTCCTAAAAGTATAAAAGAAGATATTGATAATACCTTGAAATTAAAAGAACTAGAATTTAAAAAAGAAGCCCAGGTAATAGGTGATTATTTCAAAAAAAATAACAATGAATATATAGTTAACCTAAAATTAATAGAAAACGGTACAAGTTTATTTAATCTATGTTTAAATGTTGTCTCTAAAGAACAAGCGAAAATGATCTGCAAGGAATGGAAAGAAAACCCTGATATAATTTATCAAGATATTTTCAACATATTACTTAAAAATAATATATAG
- a CDS encoding class I SAM-dependent methyltransferase — protein sequence METYKLFANYYDELMQDVNYEEWFEYTEEIFSRFNKKPKTILEMACGTGNLTYYLCKNGYNVTCFDVSSDMLAIAYNKLFKFKNVNVLSQNMVDFNIYEKFDAVLSICDSVNYITNKNDLYKTFVNVHNHLNDKGIFIFDINSYYKLKNIIGNNTFVDENDNLFYAWQNEFDEEKNLSNFYLTFFIKNKDNKYIRFDEEHVERAYTILEVRELLKEANFNDIVCYEDFTFNKPRDKSERIHFIAHK from the coding sequence ATGGAAACCTATAAACTATTTGCAAATTACTATGATGAGTTAATGCAAGATGTAAATTATGAAGAATGGTTTGAATATACTGAAGAAATTTTTTCCCGTTTTAATAAAAAGCCTAAGACTATATTGGAAATGGCTTGTGGTACAGGCAATTTAACATATTATCTTTGTAAGAATGGTTATAATGTAACCTGTTTTGATGTATCTTCGGATATGCTAGCTATAGCTTACAATAAATTATTTAAATTTAAAAATGTAAATGTACTTTCGCAAAACATGGTAGATTTCAATATTTATGAAAAATTTGATGCAGTTTTAAGTATCTGTGATAGTGTAAATTATATTACTAACAAGAATGACTTATATAAAACTTTTGTAAATGTTCATAATCATTTAAATGATAAAGGAATATTCATATTTGATATTAATTCATACTATAAATTAAAAAATATAATAGGCAACAATACTTTTGTAGATGAAAATGATAATCTATTTTACGCTTGGCAAAATGAATTTGATGAAGAAAAGAATTTATCCAATTTTTATTTAACCTTTTTTATAAAGAATAAAGATAATAAATACATTAGATTTGATGAAGAACATGTAGAGAGAGCCTATACAATTTTAGAGGTTAGGGAGCTATTAAAAGAGGCTAATTTCAATGATATTGTATGTTATGAGGATTTTACATTTAATAAACCTAGGGATAAATCTGAAAGGATACATTTTATTGCACATAAATAA